A section of the Candidatus Baltobacteraceae bacterium genome encodes:
- a CDS encoding ABC transporter permease codes for MLEALRKVYRFRWLLYELVWRDLVLRYRGSVLGFAWTLLNPLLFMAVYTLVFSVYLNSGVHAYPLFLLSGMIPWLWVSSAISQAVTSIIDGRSFVGKTLLPTELLVIVPVLSNGLNFLITIVLLFFVSLAIGINVVWALAFLPLLLVIQLCITLGFALLAATLNVFYRDFQQIVTYLLMAFVFLTPIFYERARVPVNLQWMVKFSPIAAMISGYQHVFYFGTPPRWQDLLFAGAFGVVLLLVALSYFNRNRDAFVEFV; via the coding sequence CGCTGGCTCCTCTATGAGCTCGTCTGGCGCGATCTCGTTCTACGCTATCGCGGCTCGGTGTTGGGCTTCGCCTGGACCCTCCTCAACCCGCTGCTCTTCATGGCCGTGTACACGCTGGTGTTTTCCGTTTATCTCAACTCGGGCGTCCACGCCTATCCTCTCTTTCTTCTGAGCGGTATGATCCCATGGTTATGGGTCTCGAGCGCGATATCGCAAGCGGTAACATCGATTATCGACGGTCGATCCTTCGTCGGAAAGACACTTTTGCCAACGGAGTTGCTGGTTATCGTGCCCGTGCTCTCAAACGGCTTGAATTTTCTCATCACAATTGTGCTGCTGTTCTTCGTCAGTCTGGCGATTGGCATAAACGTCGTCTGGGCACTGGCTTTTTTGCCGTTGCTACTCGTTATTCAGTTGTGCATTACGCTGGGCTTCGCGCTCCTGGCAGCAACGCTCAACGTCTTCTATCGCGATTTCCAGCAGATCGTTACCTACTTGCTCATGGCCTTCGTCTTTCTCACGCCGATTTTTTACGAGCGGGCAAGAGTACCAGTGAACCTTCAGTGGATGGTGAAGTTCAGCCCGATCGCGGCAATGATCTCGGGCTATCAGCACGTCTTCTACTTCGGAACGCCCCCAAGATGGCAAGATCTGCTCTTCGCGGGCGCCTTCGGAGTCGTGCTGCTCCTGGTTGCGCTGTCGTATTTCAACCGCAATCGGGATGCATTCGTAGAATTCGTCTAG